A single window of Nicotiana sylvestris chromosome 3, ASM39365v2, whole genome shotgun sequence DNA harbors:
- the LOC138887443 gene encoding uncharacterized protein produces MAEYEACILGLKMTIDMNIQELLVIGDSDLLIHKVGEEWAAKNSKILLYLHHVQELRKRFTKIEFQHVPRIQNEFTDALTTLSSMIQHPDKNFIDPIPVKIHDQLAYCAHVEEEANGKPWFHDIKEYLAKGEYPELANPTQKCTLR; encoded by the coding sequence atggccgagtatgaagcctgtatcttaggactcaaaatgaccattgacatgaacattcaagagttgctagtgattggagattcagacttacttatacataaGGTAGGAGAAGAATGGGCggccaagaactccaagatactcctgtatctacatcatgtacaggaactaagaaagaggttcacgaagatagaattccagcatgttcccagaatccaaaaTGAGTTCACAGATGCATTgactaccctatcatctatgatacaacatccagacaagaatttcattgatcccattcccgTGAAAATCCATGATCAActagcttactgtgcccatgttgaagaggaagcaaacggaaagccttggtttcatgatatcaaggaatatttggcaaaaggagagtacccagagcttgcaaatcctactcaaaaaTGCACACTTCGGTGA